In Synergistaceae bacterium, one DNA window encodes the following:
- a CDS encoding DNA primase, which translates to MKEKLINQYQKNIPKELQDSPQWVVFKKIPRTNRYGETKIAKIPMSALTLSASDWNSKKMWTSFEEALSVLVHSEVDGLAFVLSSDDPFACIDLDHCLENDSLNLLSKAIIETFTGSYMELSQSKEGIHIFCKGRVLGNINSQVNGIEIYQDNHCIAMTGDVDSRHLKGSGALIDYDKELNQLYQDYAPRAQTRALSEAPTSTGELPDSRTIIDTMCRFNQRARELFYGSNLSGDWSKDDFTLLLLLRSFTYANSQLMESIFLQSALSRLGEGSKRNNEASYLKYLRKSIQKANQIGHQNFWDYQFMKPQRKELSR; encoded by the coding sequence ATGAAAGAAAAACTAATAAATCAATATCAAAAAAACATTCCAAAAGAATTACAAGACAGCCCCCAGTGGGTTGTCTTTAAAAAAATACCACGCACAAACCGATATGGTGAAACAAAAATCGCTAAAATTCCAATGAGTGCATTAACTCTTTCTGCCAGTGATTGGAATAGCAAAAAGATGTGGACAAGCTTTGAAGAAGCACTTTCTGTGCTAGTTCATTCAGAAGTTGATGGTCTTGCATTTGTGCTTTCAAGTGATGATCCATTTGCATGTATTGACCTCGACCATTGCCTTGAAAATGATTCCCTAAACCTACTATCAAAAGCAATCATAGAGACCTTTACGGGCAGTTATATGGAGCTTTCCCAGTCAAAAGAAGGTATTCATATCTTTTGTAAAGGGCGAGTGCTAGGTAACATTAATAGCCAGGTCAATGGTATTGAAATCTATCAAGATAACCACTGCATTGCCATGACTGGTGATGTCGATTCAAGGCACTTAAAAGGCTCAGGAGCATTAATAGATTATGACAAGGAACTGAATCAACTGTACCAAGATTATGCCCCTAGAGCTCAAACTAGAGCCTTATCAGAAGCACCAACTAGCACAGGAGAGTTACCCGATAGCAGAACTATTATTGATACCATGTGTCGTTTTAACCAACGAGCAAGAGAACTTTTTTATGGTTCCAATTTAAGTGGCGACTGGAGTAAGGATGACTTTACTCTACTGCTACTTCTTAGAAGCTTTACGTATGCCAATAGTCAGCTGATGGAGTCGATTTTCCTACAATCTGCCCTCAGTCGTTTGGGTGAAGGAAGCAAGAGAAACAATGAAGCTTCCTATCTGAAATATC